One genomic window of Clostridioides sp. ES-S-0054-01 includes the following:
- the galU gene encoding UTP--glucose-1-phosphate uridylyltransferase GalU — protein MTVKKAIIPAAGLGTRFLPATKSQPKEMLPIVDKPTLQYIIEEAIESGIEEILIITGRNKKSIEDHFDKSVELELELEQKGKTEMLEMVRDISNMVNIHYIRQKEPKGLGHAIFCAKSFIGDEPFAVLLGDDIVDSDVPCLKQLIDTYNEYKTTVLGVQKIAKEDTNKYGILDVKHIEDRVYKVKDMVEKPAIEEAPSDIAILGRYIITPAIFNILEKQTPGKGGEIQLTDALQTLGKQEAIYAYKFEGKRYDVGDKIGFLEATIDFALKRENLKDDLMDYMRKKVSEK, from the coding sequence ATGACAGTTAAAAAAGCGATAATACCAGCAGCCGGGCTAGGAACTAGATTTTTACCAGCAACAAAATCACAGCCCAAAGAAATGCTTCCTATAGTAGATAAACCAACTTTACAGTATATAATAGAAGAAGCTATAGAATCGGGAATTGAAGAAATTCTTATAATAACAGGTAGAAATAAAAAATCTATAGAAGATCATTTTGATAAATCAGTTGAATTAGAGTTAGAACTAGAGCAAAAAGGTAAGACAGAAATGTTAGAAATGGTAAGAGATATATCGAATATGGTAAATATTCATTATATAAGACAAAAAGAGCCAAAAGGTCTTGGACATGCAATTTTCTGTGCGAAGAGTTTTATAGGTGATGAACCTTTTGCTGTATTATTAGGTGATGATATAGTAGATTCAGATGTTCCGTGCCTAAAACAATTAATAGATACCTATAATGAGTATAAAACAACTGTACTGGGTGTTCAAAAGATAGCTAAAGAAGATACTAATAAGTATGGTATATTAGATGTAAAACATATAGAAGATAGAGTATATAAAGTTAAAGATATGGTTGAAAAACCTGCAATTGAAGAGGCTCCATCAGATATAGCCATACTTGGAAGATATATAATAACTCCTGCAATATTTAACATATTAGAGAAGCAAACACCTGGTAAAGGTGGAGAGATACAATTGACAGATGCACTTCAAACTCTTGGAAAACAAGAGGCTATTTATGCTTATAAATTTGAAGGTAAAAGATATGATGTAGGAGATAAGATTGGTTTTTTAGAGGCTACAATAGACTTTGCTTTAAAGAGAGAGAATCTAAAAGATGACTTAATGGATTATATGAGAAAAAAAGTAAGTGAAAAATAA
- a CDS encoding DUF3800 domain-containing protein, which translates to MVSSYVKKVSKIIKKKYIMFIDESGRADINHEEPFTLTGVIFEYKYAVSQGDCTCSLRKEMDAFKEHCFGTSNIGIHLTDISRKSRAFEKFDDLQIKLFYDELPLFLSRLECTIISVTVDKARLKKYYVPSKEPYVVAFIHVLQNFYSFVNNETVESARIVIESRDDVSNLKVQKAFFDVFNNGTIYLDIDEELRDKIKGFIIAKKEDAYYREGLEIADILCNPLSRARRGLIEANPKCIQYGEKNKIFKSVRNKIYTPTSANDIRNWGFKEVPLIEPVGPWLEKMR; encoded by the coding sequence ATGGTATCATCATATGTTAAGAAGGTGAGTAAGATTATAAAGAAAAAATATATAATGTTTATTGATGAAAGTGGAAGAGCTGATATAAATCATGAAGAGCCATTTACATTGACAGGAGTAATTTTTGAGTATAAATATGCAGTGAGTCAAGGAGATTGTACTTGTTCTTTAAGGAAAGAAATGGATGCATTTAAAGAACACTGTTTTGGAACTAGCAACATAGGAATACATTTGACAGATATATCAAGAAAATCAAGAGCATTTGAAAAGTTTGACGATTTACAGATTAAGTTATTCTATGATGAGTTGCCTTTATTTCTATCTAGACTAGAATGTACTATAATATCAGTAACAGTAGATAAAGCTAGATTAAAGAAATATTATGTACCTTCAAAGGAACCATATGTCGTGGCTTTTATACATGTTCTTCAGAATTTTTATTCGTTTGTAAATAATGAAACTGTAGAATCTGCAAGAATAGTTATAGAATCAAGGGATGATGTTTCAAACTTAAAAGTACAAAAGGCATTTTTTGATGTGTTTAATAATGGAACAATATACTTAGATATAGATGAAGAATTAAGAGATAAGATTAAGGGTTTTATAATTGCTAAAAAAGAAGATGCATATTATAGAGAAGGTTTAGAAATAGCAGATATTTTATGTAATCCTCTTAGCAGGGCAAGAAGAGGGTTAATAGAAGCTAATCCAAAGTGTATTCAATATGGAGAAAAAAATAAAATATTTAAATCTGTAAGAAATAAAATATACACTCCAACTAGTGCGAATGATATAAGAAATTGGGGATTTAAAGAAGTTCCTCTTATAGAGCCTGTTGGGCCATGGCTTGAAAAAATGCGGTAG
- a CDS encoding HIRAN domain-containing protein, whose translation MDNVFKQLQEVKGYDGYKESFEMNYLCIYENIPLRKQVNLANNLVDGILNMYRSESNEIYLLENNTKDLICYFEIFMKKINTLAKEMIIDEKWLYKLTKELIYKSKKVEYVKLGLVLSEKYLDVENLREVVDTFSKSGEYIFYLSNTIKRLEFYNTYLFNLSKKATGSIKVFAIINMENLDSKINSYLIEDGYKDTKYEQLLMNYIISIVDLNEYLEKRDLDEEKINNLAYLICNYLLSVEFKYIGNKLELVNQFLPIVVNYGTNFESLYSIFLIAINILKDESIECNKVEFEKEMNNILLSEKWKNTYFKALRDASGKTEDMIRLSEIYDVNLSFDDLLPYLSRDIRDFEVYWHISKKGVTSSRLKLLNFFEKTFKIDNLIGKMEDIEKDKLTQEYYDDMLFFIVLKGSKSLYPEGKNISLKGIFGNINEVRKESINILKRYREKLSIEELKIVKEAYEKEKNVILKDELRRVLYESNNLKKEFVNIEKIKVDAHGKDIYLTSIDVAGSIFRNRECLEKELEKSNMYYLTREKDNLYDEKAIKIVGETGYVIGYVPRKENYILSNLLDGGKLLYCRVTEYNLYEDYIYANVYLSYKDVIETVENSLKMILDKSKIKLIN comes from the coding sequence GTGGATAATGTTTTTAAGCAATTGCAGGAAGTTAAAGGTTATGATGGATACAAAGAATCATTTGAAATGAATTACCTATGTATATATGAAAATATACCTTTAAGAAAACAAGTAAATCTTGCAAATAATCTAGTGGATGGAATTTTAAATATGTATAGAAGTGAATCTAATGAAATCTATTTGTTGGAGAATAATACTAAGGATTTAATTTGCTATTTTGAAATTTTTATGAAAAAGATAAATACTTTGGCAAAAGAAATGATTATTGATGAGAAATGGTTATATAAATTAACTAAAGAATTAATATATAAAAGTAAAAAAGTTGAGTATGTCAAACTTGGGTTAGTTTTAAGTGAGAAATATCTAGATGTAGAAAACTTAAGAGAAGTTGTAGATACATTTTCTAAATCTGGAGAATACATATTTTATTTGAGTAATACTATTAAAAGGCTTGAATTTTACAATACATATCTATTTAATTTATCTAAAAAGGCTACAGGTTCAATAAAAGTATTTGCTATTATTAATATGGAAAATTTGGATTCTAAGATAAATTCCTATCTAATTGAAGATGGTTATAAAGATACAAAATATGAACAATTATTGATGAATTATATTATTTCTATTGTCGATTTGAATGAATATCTTGAAAAGCGAGATTTAGATGAAGAAAAGATAAATAATTTGGCATATCTTATATGTAACTATTTGCTAAGTGTAGAATTTAAATACATAGGAAATAAATTAGAACTAGTAAATCAATTTTTACCGATTGTAGTGAATTATGGAACTAACTTTGAAAGTTTATATTCGATTTTTTTAATAGCTATAAATATCTTAAAAGATGAAAGTATAGAGTGCAATAAGGTTGAGTTTGAAAAAGAAATGAATAATATTTTACTTAGTGAAAAATGGAAAAATACATATTTTAAAGCATTAAGAGATGCTAGTGGAAAAACAGAAGATATGATAAGATTGTCAGAAATTTATGATGTAAATTTGTCTTTTGATGATTTGTTGCCGTATTTGAGTAGAGACATTAGAGATTTTGAGGTATATTGGCATATATCTAAAAAGGGAGTGACAAGTTCTAGATTAAAATTATTAAATTTTTTTGAAAAGACATTTAAAATAGATAATTTAATTGGGAAAATGGAAGATATAGAAAAAGATAAATTAACTCAAGAGTATTATGATGATATGTTATTTTTTATTGTGCTTAAAGGTAGTAAATCACTATATCCTGAAGGAAAGAATATATCTTTAAAAGGAATATTTGGAAATATAAATGAGGTAAGAAAAGAATCCATAAATATTTTAAAAAGATATAGAGAGAAGTTATCTATTGAAGAATTAAAGATAGTTAAAGAAGCCTACGAAAAAGAAAAAAATGTCATATTGAAGGATGAATTGAGAAGAGTATTATATGAAAGTAATAATTTAAAGAAAGAATTTGTAAATATTGAAAAAATAAAAGTAGATGCTCATGGTAAGGATATCTATTTAACTTCAATAGATGTTGCTGGTTCAATATTTAGAAATAGAGAATGTCTTGAAAAAGAATTGGAGAAGAGTAATATGTACTATTTAACTAGAGAGAAAGATAATTTATATGATGAAAAAGCTATTAAAATAGTTGGCGAAACTGGATATGTAATAGGTTATGTTCCAAGAAAAGAAAACTATATTTTGAGCAATTTATTAGATGGAGGAAAACTATTATATTGTAGAGTAACTGAATATAATTTGTATGAAGATTATATTTATGCAAATGTGTATTTGAGTTATAAAGATGTAATTGAAACGGTTGAAAACTCTCTAAAGATGATTTTAGATAAAAGTAAAATAAAACTTATAAACTAA
- a CDS encoding amidohydrolase: MSQLLIKNAYLITMNADREVYENGNILIENNIIKKVGKFDINIADKDAEIYDAKGKILMPGLVNTHVHLSQQLGRGLADDVVLLTWLRERIWPYESSFNYEDSLISSTACCVELIKSGVTTFLESGGQYVDAMVEAVDKTGLRACLAKSVMDTGDGLPEAWQKTTDEEINTQLDLFHKFNNTSNERIKIWFALRTIFNTTEELLVRTKQLADKYNTGIHMHIAEIADEISFVKQNNGVGTVEYLDRLGVLGPNLLAAHTVWLTHKEIDLFRLHDVKVSHDPGSAMKVVLGFASIPEMLEKGIPVSIGTDGAPSNNRMDLMRDMYLTSLIHKGRTLNPTVVPAEEVLEMATINGAKCALLEKEIGSLEVGKKADMIILNPDTIHCLPMHNPIGNIVYSMTSENVDSTICDGKWLMKEGKVLVVDEAELLNKVKEQASKIKDKAEVKIPSKFKIIK; the protein is encoded by the coding sequence ATGTCACAATTACTTATAAAAAATGCATATCTAATTACTATGAATGCAGATAGAGAGGTGTATGAAAATGGAAATATACTTATTGAAAATAATATTATAAAAAAAGTTGGCAAATTTGATATTAATATTGCAGATAAAGATGCTGAGATATACGATGCTAAAGGAAAAATACTAATGCCAGGACTAGTCAATACACATGTTCACTTATCTCAACAATTAGGACGTGGTCTTGCAGATGATGTTGTACTTTTAACTTGGCTTAGAGAAAGAATCTGGCCATATGAAAGTAGCTTCAATTATGAGGATTCATTGATTTCATCTACTGCATGTTGTGTTGAATTAATAAAATCTGGTGTTACTACATTTTTAGAATCTGGTGGTCAATATGTAGATGCTATGGTTGAAGCTGTTGACAAAACTGGGCTTAGAGCATGTTTAGCTAAATCAGTTATGGATACAGGAGATGGTCTTCCTGAGGCATGGCAAAAAACTACTGATGAGGAAATCAATACTCAATTGGACTTATTTCATAAATTTAATAATACATCTAATGAGAGAATTAAAATATGGTTTGCATTAAGAACTATTTTTAATACAACTGAAGAATTACTTGTTAGGACTAAACAGTTAGCTGACAAGTACAATACAGGTATACATATGCATATCGCCGAAATAGCCGATGAAATTTCATTTGTAAAACAAAACAATGGAGTTGGAACAGTTGAATATCTTGATAGATTAGGTGTGCTAGGACCAAATCTTTTAGCTGCTCACACAGTTTGGCTTACTCATAAAGAAATTGATTTATTTAGATTACATGATGTAAAAGTCTCTCATGACCCTGGTTCAGCTATGAAGGTGGTTCTAGGTTTTGCATCAATTCCTGAAATGTTAGAAAAAGGAATACCTGTTTCAATTGGCACTGATGGAGCACCTTCAAATAACAGAATGGACCTTATGAGAGACATGTATTTGACTTCATTAATACATAAAGGTAGAACTTTAAACCCAACAGTCGTCCCAGCTGAAGAAGTATTGGAAATGGCTACTATAAATGGAGCAAAATGTGCTTTATTAGAAAAAGAAATTGGTAGTCTTGAAGTAGGAAAAAAAGCTGACATGATTATTCTAAATCCAGATACAATTCATTGTTTACCAATGCACAATCCAATTGGAAATATAGTTTATTCTATGACTAGTGAAAACGTAGACTCTACTATTTGTGACGGTAAATGGTTGATGAAGGAAGGAAAAGTATTAGTTGTAGATGAAGCTGAATTATTAAATAAAGTTAAGGAACAAGCTTCTAAAATAAAAGATAAGGCAGAAGTTAAAATTCCATCTAAATTTAAAATCATAAAATAA
- a CDS encoding cell wall-binding protein Cwp22 has product MKKSLKRYLVLVMTLVLVFACGVPESNAASKHVIIVNSRKNTLGYFVNSKLVKEFKVATGKKGSETPTGKTRVVNKIKNRPYYKGNIPGGSPRNPLGDRWMGLALKGTYGDTYGIHGNNNESSIGKHISGGCIRMHNKEVRWLFDQVPVGSDVIIDYSNDSYVKIAAKYKINLNQTGWKTENGKKYYVKSDGTYQKNSWLKVNGKMYYFDNSGVMQTGWKTINNKKYYLGTDGVRVSGWKVIDGKTYYFNSDGVMQTGWQEKNGNKYYLGDDGLSVTGWQEIDGNKYYFDKTGVMQTGWQQIEGKSYYLDKDGKMLTDTQKIDGKDYTFNEDGTINPTWDTIIGTNRFDTAKKISSVGNWNVDSSDAVILVNGNAIADGITATPLASSYNSTILLTNTDELPAETVEEMKLLAPKTVILIGGESAISSKLEQEIKTTFNTETKRIAGQDRYQTAIRIAKELGNREEIKTAYMVSGNGEADALSVASKAGEEKQPIILVNKDGITEESYIWLTERKLENAYFIGGPSAISDSAIAKMNEITTEDISGNRIYGDSRVDTNAKVIEKFYEDTDLQAVLVSKSDALVDALSAGPLAVRLHSPIVLMDNSGLSSEQQRVFANKKVETPYQIGGGVSYIVMDKLIDILGK; this is encoded by the coding sequence GTGAAAAAAAGTCTAAAAAGGTATTTAGTACTAGTAATGACTTTAGTTTTAGTATTTGCATGTGGAGTACCAGAATCAAACGCAGCTAGCAAACATGTGATTATAGTAAACTCAAGAAAAAATACTTTAGGATACTTTGTAAATAGTAAACTTGTAAAAGAATTTAAAGTTGCAACGGGTAAAAAGGGGTCAGAAACACCAACAGGAAAAACAAGAGTAGTTAACAAGATAAAAAATAGACCATATTATAAAGGGAATATACCTGGAGGAAGCCCAAGAAATCCATTAGGAGATAGATGGATGGGATTAGCATTAAAAGGAACTTATGGAGATACATATGGAATACATGGAAATAATAATGAGAGTTCTATAGGAAAGCATATTTCTGGTGGATGTATAAGAATGCATAATAAAGAAGTTAGATGGTTATTTGACCAAGTTCCTGTGGGTTCAGATGTAATTATAGATTATAGTAATGACAGTTATGTAAAGATAGCAGCAAAATATAAGATAAATTTAAACCAAACAGGATGGAAAACAGAAAATGGCAAGAAGTATTATGTAAAATCTGATGGAACATACCAAAAGAATAGTTGGTTAAAAGTAAATGGAAAAATGTATTATTTTGATAATTCAGGAGTAATGCAAACAGGATGGAAAACAATTAATAACAAAAAATATTACTTAGGAACTGATGGGGTAAGAGTATCTGGATGGAAGGTAATAGATGGAAAAACTTATTACTTTAATTCAGATGGAGTAATGCAAACAGGATGGCAGGAAAAGAATGGAAATAAATACTATCTAGGAGATGACGGTCTATCAGTAACAGGATGGCAAGAAATAGATGGTAATAAGTATTACTTTGATAAAACAGGAGTAATGCAGACAGGATGGCAACAAATAGAAGGTAAATCTTACTATTTAGATAAAGATGGAAAGATGCTAACTGATACTCAAAAAATAGATGGAAAAGATTATACTTTTAATGAAGATGGAACTATAAATCCTACATGGGACACAATTATAGGGACAAATAGATTTGATACAGCTAAGAAGATAAGTTCAGTTGGAAACTGGAATGTTGATAGTTCAGATGCTGTAATACTAGTAAATGGTAATGCAATAGCTGATGGTATAACAGCAACGCCTTTAGCAAGTAGTTATAATTCAACAATACTACTTACTAATACAGATGAGTTACCAGCTGAAACTGTTGAAGAAATGAAGTTATTGGCACCTAAAACAGTAATCTTGATAGGTGGAGAAAGCGCAATAAGTTCTAAACTAGAGCAAGAAATAAAAACTACTTTCAATACAGAAACAAAGAGAATAGCAGGTCAAGATAGATATCAAACTGCTATAAGAATAGCTAAAGAACTTGGAAATCGAGAAGAAATAAAAACTGCTTATATGGTTTCTGGAAATGGAGAAGCTGATGCTTTATCTGTAGCTTCTAAAGCTGGAGAAGAAAAGCAACCTATAATATTAGTTAATAAAGATGGAATTACAGAAGAATCTTATATATGGCTAACAGAAAGAAAATTAGAAAATGCATACTTTATAGGTGGACCAAGTGCAATTAGTGATTCAGCAATAGCAAAAATGAATGAGATAACTACTGAAGATATTTCAGGAAATAGAATATATGGAGATAGTAGAGTAGATACTAATGCTAAAGTAATAGAAAAATTCTATGAAGATACTGATTTACAGGCTGTATTAGTTAGTAAATCAGATGCTTTAGTAGATGCCCTATCAGCTGGACCATTAGCCGTAAGATTACATTCACCAATAGTTTTAATGGATAATTCAGGACTATCATCAGAGCAACAAAGAGTCTTTGCAAATAAAAAAGTTGAAACTCCTTATCAAATAGGAGGAGGAGTATCTTATATAGTAATGGATAAATTAATAGATATTCTTGGAAAATAG
- the galE gene encoding UDP-glucose 4-epimerase GalE produces the protein MAVLVAGGAGYIGSHTAIELLESGYEVVIVDNLSNSNSVVVDRIKELSKKPVKFYNIDIRNKNEMHVVFKENNIESIIHFAALKAVGESVEKPIEYYSNNLISTLNLFELMREYGVKKFVFSSSATVYGDPHTCPILEDFPLSVTNPYGRTKLMVEQMLVDISKADKSLDIALLRYFNPVGAHKSGRIGEEPNGVPSNLMPYITKIAVGKLKELSVYGNDYPTHDGTGVRDYIHVLDLAAGHVKALQKLEEHPGLVVYNLGTGKGYSVLDLVKAFSKASGKEIPYKIVGRRAGDVAMCYADSSKAEKELGWKAKYELEEMCQDSWRWQSMNPNGYEE, from the coding sequence ATGGCAGTTTTAGTAGCTGGAGGAGCAGGATATATAGGAAGCCATACAGCAATAGAACTTTTAGAATCAGGTTATGAAGTTGTTATAGTTGATAACTTAAGTAATAGCAACTCAGTAGTGGTTGATAGAATTAAAGAATTATCTAAAAAACCAGTAAAATTTTATAATATTGATATTAGAAATAAAAATGAAATGCATGTTGTATTTAAAGAAAATAATATTGAATCAATTATACATTTTGCAGCTTTAAAGGCAGTTGGTGAATCAGTAGAAAAACCAATTGAATATTATAGCAATAATCTAATAAGTACATTAAATTTATTTGAATTAATGAGAGAGTATGGTGTTAAAAAATTTGTATTTAGTTCTTCAGCTACTGTATATGGAGACCCACATACTTGTCCTATATTAGAGGATTTCCCACTTTCTGTAACTAATCCATATGGAAGAACTAAACTTATGGTAGAGCAGATGTTAGTAGATATATCAAAAGCAGATAAGTCATTGGATATAGCTCTTTTAAGATACTTTAATCCAGTTGGTGCCCATAAAAGTGGTAGAATAGGTGAAGAACCAAATGGAGTTCCAAGTAATCTAATGCCTTATATAACAAAAATAGCAGTAGGTAAATTAAAAGAATTAAGTGTGTATGGAAATGATTATCCAACACATGATGGAACTGGAGTTAGAGACTATATACATGTATTGGATTTAGCCGCTGGTCATGTAAAAGCACTACAAAAACTAGAAGAACATCCAGGGCTTGTTGTTTATAATTTAGGTACTGGAAAGGGATATAGTGTTCTTGATTTAGTAAAAGCATTTTCTAAGGCAAGTGGAAAAGAGATACCATATAAGATTGTCGGAAGAAGAGCTGGAGATGTAGCTATGTGTTATGCAGATTCATCAAAGGCAGAAAAAGAACTTGGATGGAAAGCTAAATATGAACTTGAAGAGATGTGTCAGGATTCTTGGAGATGGCAAAGCATGAATCCAAATGGATATGAGGAATAG